One Xenopus tropicalis strain Nigerian chromosome 8, UCB_Xtro_10.0, whole genome shotgun sequence genomic window carries:
- the cdca4 gene encoding cell division cycle-associated protein 4 isoform X1, with the protein MPSQEVTMFTRGIKRKSCDPEEDNDGPLAEVKTVPSYTLERQSLLDMSLVKLQLCHMLVEPNLCRSVLIANTVRQIQEEMTQDGSWHIFDQRRTDQFPLDRLVSTDILCRSTKEQDEGRMNDEYIAYSEELEVHQTQEISELPPVTSLKPLQNTPSNLWETESPQDNNNKVHFQKSLDHIFETLENRNATCVEDLFSEVDTSYYDLDTVLTGMMGNSKLGHCDMLESFSPPSTTSSNCKTEHNEIDHIVEILVES; encoded by the exons ATGCCTTCTCAAGAG GTTACAATGTTTACTAGAGGAATTAAGAGAAAAAGTTGTGACCCCGAGGAAGATAATGATGGCCCTCTAGCTGAGGTGAAAACCGTTCCTTCATACACTCTTGAACGACAGTCATTACTAGATATGTCTCTGGTTAAGCTTCAGCTATGTCACATGCTTGTTGAACCCAACCTTTGTCGCTCTGTACTTATTGCTAATACAGTACGGCAGATTCAAGAAGAGATGACTCAAGATGGTAGCTGGCACATTTTTGATCAAAGAAGAACTGATCAGTTTCCATTAGATCGTCTGGTTTCCACAGACATCCTTTGTCGTTCAACCAAAGAACAGGATGAAGGGAGAATGAATGATGAATATATTGCTTACAGTGAAGAACTGGAAGTGCACCAGACCCAAGAAATTTCTGAACTGCCACCAGTTACTTCACTAAAACCATTACAAAATACTCCAAGTAACCTCTGGGAAACTGAAAGCCcacaggataataataataaggtgcaTTTTCAAAAATCCCTGGACCATATTTTTGAAACATTGGAAAACAGAAATGCTACCTGTGTGGAAGATTTATTTTCTGAAGTTGATACCTCCTACTATGATCTTGATACAGTACTGACAGGCATGATGGGAAATTCAAAGCTTGGCCATTGTGACATGCTTGAAAGTTTTTCACCTCCATCAACAACATCCTCGAACTGCAAGACTGAGCACAATGAAATTGATCATATTGTTGAGATTCTGGTGGAATCCTGA
- the cdca4 gene encoding cell division cycle-associated protein 4 isoform X2 encodes MFTRGIKRKSCDPEEDNDGPLAEVKTVPSYTLERQSLLDMSLVKLQLCHMLVEPNLCRSVLIANTVRQIQEEMTQDGSWHIFDQRRTDQFPLDRLVSTDILCRSTKEQDEGRMNDEYIAYSEELEVHQTQEISELPPVTSLKPLQNTPSNLWETESPQDNNNKVHFQKSLDHIFETLENRNATCVEDLFSEVDTSYYDLDTVLTGMMGNSKLGHCDMLESFSPPSTTSSNCKTEHNEIDHIVEILVES; translated from the coding sequence ATGTTTACTAGAGGAATTAAGAGAAAAAGTTGTGACCCCGAGGAAGATAATGATGGCCCTCTAGCTGAGGTGAAAACCGTTCCTTCATACACTCTTGAACGACAGTCATTACTAGATATGTCTCTGGTTAAGCTTCAGCTATGTCACATGCTTGTTGAACCCAACCTTTGTCGCTCTGTACTTATTGCTAATACAGTACGGCAGATTCAAGAAGAGATGACTCAAGATGGTAGCTGGCACATTTTTGATCAAAGAAGAACTGATCAGTTTCCATTAGATCGTCTGGTTTCCACAGACATCCTTTGTCGTTCAACCAAAGAACAGGATGAAGGGAGAATGAATGATGAATATATTGCTTACAGTGAAGAACTGGAAGTGCACCAGACCCAAGAAATTTCTGAACTGCCACCAGTTACTTCACTAAAACCATTACAAAATACTCCAAGTAACCTCTGGGAAACTGAAAGCCcacaggataataataataaggtgcaTTTTCAAAAATCCCTGGACCATATTTTTGAAACATTGGAAAACAGAAATGCTACCTGTGTGGAAGATTTATTTTCTGAAGTTGATACCTCCTACTATGATCTTGATACAGTACTGACAGGCATGATGGGAAATTCAAAGCTTGGCCATTGTGACATGCTTGAAAGTTTTTCACCTCCATCAACAACATCCTCGAACTGCAAGACTGAGCACAATGAAATTGATCATATTGTTGAGATTCTGGTGGAATCCTGA